The Brassica napus cultivar Da-Ae chromosome C7, Da-Ae, whole genome shotgun sequence genome has a segment encoding these proteins:
- the LOC106453796 gene encoding LOW QUALITY PROTEIN: F-box/kelch-repeat protein At1g24800 (The sequence of the model RefSeq protein was modified relative to this genomic sequence to represent the inferred CDS: substituted 1 base at 1 genomic stop codon): MGKYKDCLKTRANLKKQKKHVAKVDRVTSFNDLPLDLVGDKILSKVPLTSLRAVRSTCKLWNALSKEWMWSNAPTSKRQFLSFMTMDYKVYSLRFHPHKDKYMGVYQPRKHIDILNQVEISKVFHCNGLLLCVLKDNSGLAVWNPYLGQTRWIEPRSKFHKCDMYALGYDKKRNHKILRCFYDYDFMISKKHSFMVEIYDLRCHSWRVLDVTSDWAIDYDANGASLKGNTYFFAQEEIPPCGDGSIAVSDLEDFLICFDFTNERFGPRLPLPFHSSLKESVTLSCFGEEQLAVLHERLDTLETLEFWVTTKIEPNAVSWSRFLKLDITQHEGYLSHVGTFVIDEEEKVAMVFDGDRDDQPSNTRRYHKALAVGDGYVDFESLRKCPTESRPPLVCSSSYLPSLVQINXLGRKERKR; encoded by the coding sequence ATGGGAAAGTATAAAGATTGTTTGAAGACCAGAGCGAATCTAAAGAAGCAGAAGAAACATGTGGCTAAAGTTGATAGAGTGACGAGTTTTAACGATCTTCCACTAGACTTGGTTGGTGATAAGATACTCTCCAAGGTTCCATTAACATCTCTCCGAGCAGTGCGTTCCACTTGCAAGTTATGGAACGCTTTATCCAAGGAATGGATGTGGAGTAACGCACCAACATCAAAGCGGCAGTTTTTGAGTTTCATGACGATGGATTACAAGGTTTATTCATTGAGATTCCATCCCCACAAAGACAAGTATATGGGAGTTTATCAACCTAGAAAGCATATAGATATACTTAATCAAGTCGAGATATCCAAAGTTTTTCACTGCAACGGCTTATTGTTATGCGTCCTCAAGGACAATTCAGGACTCGCCGTGTGGAACCCTTATTTGGGGCAAACAAGGTGGATTGAACCTAgatcaaagtttcacaaatgcGACATGTATGCTCTCGGGTATGACAAGAAGCGTAACCACAAAATTTTGAGATGTTTTTATGATTATGACTTCATGATCAGCAAAAAACACTCTTTCATGGTCGAAATCTACGACTTGAGATGTCATTCTTGGAGGGTTCTTGACGTTACCTCGGACTGGGCAATAGATTATGATGCTAACGGAGCGTCTTTGAAAGGAAATACTTATTTTTTTGCACAAGAGGAAATACCACCTTGTGGTGATGGAAGTATAGCGGTATCAGACCTTGAAGATTTTTTAATCTGTTTTGATTTTACAAACGAGAGATTTGGACCGCGTCTGCCTCTTCCGTTTCACTCTAGTTTAAAAGAATCTGTGACACTCTCTTGTTTTGGAGAAGAGCAGCTCGCGGTGCTGCATGAACGGTTGGATACATTAGAGACATTGGAGTTTTGGGTTACTACTAAGATTGAGCCCAACGCGGTGTCTTGGAGCAGGTTTTTGAAATTGGATATAACACAGCATGAGGGTTATTTGTCTCACGTTGGGACTTTCGTCATTGACGAGGAGGAGAAAGTTGCAATGGTTTTCGATGGAGACAGAGACGACCAACCCTCAAACACACGTCGGTACCACAAGGCTTTGGCCGTTGGAGATGGATATGTTGACTTTGAGAGTCTTAGAAAATGTCCGACTGAGTCTCGTCCCCCACTGGTGTGCTCGTCTTCTTATCTCCCAAGCTTAGTGCAAATCAATTAACTAGGgagaaaggaaagaaagagatga
- the LOC111208045 gene encoding F-box/kelch-repeat protein At1g24800-like has protein sequence TFVCVLDFQFETTLKKRKNLGKEESKECLKTRANLKKRKKHVLNVGRVTRFSDLPLDLVGDKILSKVPITSLGAVRSTCKLWNALSREWILSNAAELKRQVLGFMTMDYKIYSLRFHLHKDKYRGVYQSRKHIDILNQVEISKVFHCHGLLLCVLKDNSRLAVWNPYLGQTRWIEPRSKFHKCDMYALGYDKKLKHKILRCFYDYDFMISKKHSFMVEIYDLRSHSWKVLDVTSDLAIEYDAIGASLKGNTYFFAQEEIPPGDGSIVVSDLEDFLICFDFTNERFEQRLPLPFHSSLQEAVTLSCVGEDQIAVLYERLYTIGTLEFWVTTKIEPNEVSWSKFLKVDMTPHDGYLSHVGSFIIDEEEKVAMVFDGDRDDQPSKTRRYHRAMTVGDGYCGLYVGLRKCPTESRPPLVCSSSYLPSLVQIN, from the coding sequence acttttgtttgtgttttggaTTTTCAGTTTGAAACAACTTTGAAGAAACGTAAGAACTTAGGTAAGGAAGAGTCTAAGGAATGTTTGAAGACCAGAGCGAATCTAAAGAAGCGTAAGAAACATGTGTTGAACGTTGGAAGAGTGACGAGGTTTAGCGATCTTCCACTAGACTTGGTTGGTGATAAGATACTCTCCAAGGTTCCAATAACGTCTCTTGGAGCGGTGCGTTCCACTTGCAAGTTATGGAACGCTTTATCCAGAGAATGGATCTTGAGTAACGCAGCAGAATTAAAGCGGCAAGTTTTAGGTTTCATGACGATGGATTACAAGATTTATTCATTGAGATTCCATCTCCACAAAGACAAGTATAGGGGAGTTTATCAATCTAGAAAGCATATAGATATACTTAATCAAGTCGAGATATCCAAAGTCTTTCACTGCCACGGCTTATTGTTATGCGTCCTCAAGGACAACTCGAGGCTCGCCGTGTGGAACCCTTATTTGGGGCAAACAAGGTGGATTGAACCTAgatcaaagtttcacaaatgcGACATGTATGCTCTCGGGTATGACAAGAAGCTTAAGCACAAAATCTTGAGATGTTTTTATGATTATGACTTCATGATCAGCAAAAAACACTCTTTCATGGTCGAAATCTACGACTTGAGATCTCATTCTTGGAAGGTTCTTGACGTTACGTCGGACTTGGCAATAGAGTATGATGCTATAGGAGCGTCTTTGAAAGGAAATACTTATTTTTTTGCTCAAGAGGAGATACCACCTGGTGATGGAAGTATAGTGGTATCAGACCTTGAAGATTTTTTAATCTGTTTTGATTTTACAAACGAGAGATTTGAACAGCGTCTGCCTCTTCCGTTTCACTCTAGTTTACAAGAAGCTGTGACACTCTCTTGTGTTGGAGAAGATCAGATCGCCGTGCTATATGAAAGGTTGTATACAATAGGGACATTGGAGTTTTGGGTTACTACTAAGATTGAGCCCAACGAGGTGTCTTGGAGCAAGTTTTTGAAAGTAGATATGACACCACATGATGGTTATTTGTCTCACGTTGGGAGTTTCATCATTGACGAAGAGGAGAAAGTTGCAATGGTTTTTGATGGAGACAGAGACGACCAACCCTCAAAGACACGTCGGTACCACAGGGCTATGACCGTTGGAGATGGATATTGTGGATTATATGTGGGTCTTAGAAAATGTCCGACTGAGTCTCGTCCCCCACTGGTGTGCTCGTCTTCTTATCTTCCAAGCTTAGTGCAAATCAACTAA
- the LOC106451700 gene encoding chromatin assembly factor 1 subunit A: MDYERIGKTQVTSGGGGGLSPRKLRSMLLLGADRKKKEDMIEPTPIVRSGSNQSDDLVASGSDDCKDVDVVCEITTDYDNVSEEVKSVSASLFEFQKTEKDKAAQRLPTRSFSKPAPSKWDDAQKWIASPTSNRPKTAAGQVHVSKKGPSFGRQSSMKILEVAAAEEPDTKRIDVSQVRKETGEKFVSWEVDSYVKPVLTVDNSIATEVNLSRHDSSIATAFAQPPSTARSVSMRDMGTEMTPIASQEPSRNGTPIRATTPIRSPITSEPSSPGRRQASSASQMSNKELSEKELQMKTRREIMELGTQLGKLNIAAWASKEDEDKDASTSLKNKAAYLQTSKSVSEARASAWEEAEKAKHMARFRREEMKIQAWENHQKAKSEAEMRKTEVEVERIKGRAQDRLMNKLAEIERKAEGKRAAAEAKKIRQAAKTEKQAEQIRRTGKVPSLMFSCFSFCS, translated from the exons ATGGATTACGAACGAATCGGAAAGACCCAG GTTACtagcggcggcggcggcggcttgTCTCCGAGGAAGTTAAGGAGTATGCTTCTTCTCGGTGCtgatagaaagaagaaagaagatatgATTGAACCAACTCCAATAGTGAGATCTGGGTCAAATCAAAGTGATGACCTTG TTGCTAGTGGATCAGATGATTGCAAAGACGTTGATGTTGTGTGTGAGATCACCACTGATTATGACAATGTGAGTGAAGAAGTCAAGAGTGTTTCTGCATCCCTCTTTGAGTTTCAAAAGACAGAAAAGGACAAGGCTGCTCAAAGACTTCCCACTAGATCCTTCTCCAAACCTGCTCCATCCAAATGGGACGATGCGCAGAAATGGATCGCTAGTCCAACATCTAACCGACCAAAGACAGCAGCAGGACAGgttcatgtctcaaagaaaGGGCCTAGCTTTGGTCGGCAGTCTTCTATGAAGATTCTTGAAGTTGCTGCTGCTGAAGAGCCTGATACAAAGCGAATAGATGTAAGCCAAGTGAGAAAGGAGACAGGAGAGAAGTTTGTCAGCTGGGAAGTTGATTCGTATGTCAAACCTGTTCTCACGGTTGACAACTCCATTGCAACTGAAGTTAATCTCAGCCGTCATGACTCATCCATTGCAACTGCGTTTGCACAGCCACCTTCAACAGCGAGATCTGTATCAATGAGAGACATGGGAACCGAGATGACTCCAATAGCGAGCCAAGAACCTTCTAGAAACGGGACGCCGATCAGGGCAACAACGCCAATCAGAAGTCCTATAACTTCTGAACCTTCGAGTCCTGGGAGAAGACAAGCATCATCAGCTTCTCAGATGAGTAACAAGGAGCTCTCAGAGAAAGAGCTTCAAATGAAGACTAGGAGAGAGATAATGGAGTTGGGAACACAGCTTGGGAAGTTGAACATTGCTGCTTGGGCTAGCAAAGAGGATGAAGACAAAGATGCTTCCACATCACTGAAGAACAAAGCTGCTTATCTGCAGACTTCTAAGAGTGTTTCCGAAGCTCGTGCTTCTGCGTGGGAGGAAGCGGAAAAGGCTAAGCACATGGCTAG GTTTAGACGCGAAGAGATGAAGATACAAGCGTGGGAGAATCATCAGAAGGCGAAATCCGAAGCTGAGATGAGGAAAACAGAG GTGGAAGTTGAGAGGATAAAGGGACGAGCGCAAGACAGGTTGATGAACAAACTAGCTGAGATAGAGAGGAAAGCAGAGGGGAAACGAGCAGCGGCTGAAGCGAAGAAGATTCGTCAAGCAGctaaaacagagaaacaagctgaaCAAATCAGAAGAACAGGCAAAGTCCCTTCATTGATGttttcttgctttagcttttGTTCTTAG